CTTTTCGTGGATATTGGTCGGCTCGCCGGGAATCGGAAACTTCGCAAAGCGCGTGCCGCCGACACCGCTGCCCCAGGTCGGGGTCGCGACCGAGAAGCGGGCGAGCTTCGCCTTGATCGTCTCGATGTCCGTGCCGCGGCGGCGCAAGCTGCGGCCGAGGCCGCCATAGTCGTCCTCCAGCGCAGCCATCTGCGCCGCATTGCTGGCGGCGATCTGGTCGAACGAAAGAGGCGGGGCGGACGGCATAGGGCGATTGTCCCCCCGATCAGCGCGGAAATGCCAACGGAACGCCGGCGTCCACATTGAGGATGTTGCCGGTCGATTTCGCGGAGGCGTCGCTCGCGAAGAAATACACCGCTTCGGCGACATCCGCCGGCAGCACATGGCGCTTCAGCATCGAGCGGTCGCGATAAAAGTCTTCCAGTTCCTCGCCCTCGTCGATGCCGTAGGCGCCCGCGCGTTGCTTGCGCCAATCGCCGTTCCAGATGCGCGAGCCTTTGATCACCGCGTCGGGATTGACCACGTTGACCCTGATCCCGCTCCCGGCGCCTTCCAGCGCCAGGCAGCGCGCCAGGTGCAGCGCGGCCGCTTTTGCCGAGGCGTAGGCCGAGGCGTTGGGTGTGGCGGCGAGGGCATTCTTCGAGCCGATGAAGACGATCGCGCCGCCGCGCTGCTGCCGCTTCATCAGGCGGAAGGCGCCGCGCGCGGTCAGGAAATAGCCCTGTGCCAGCACGTCGTAATTGTGATTCCACATCTCGACCGTGGTGTCCTCGATCGCCGCGGAGGATGCGATACCGGCATTGGCGACGACGATGTCGATGCCGCCGAAGGCCAAGGCGCAGGCGCTGAACGCCGCGTCGAGCTGGTCTTCCTTGGTCACGTCACCGACGGCGCTCCGCACCAGATCCTTGCCGTAGCTCTTCTTGAGGCGCTCTTCGACCTCGGCCAGGGCGCCGGCTTCGCGGTCGGTCAGCATCACGCAGCAGCCTTCCGACAAAAGGCGTTCCGCCGTCGCCGCGCCGATGCCGCCGGCCGCGCCGGTGATCAGCGCGATGCGCCCGGCCAGCGATTTCGCCTTGGGCAGGCGCTGCAGCTTCAGGTCTTCGAGGATCCAGTACTCGATGCCATAGGCTTCTTTCTCCGGCAGGCCGACATAGCTGCCGATCGTCTCGGCGCCGCGCATCACGTTGATGGCGTTGGTGTAGAATTCGCCGGCCAGCCGCGCCGTCGTCTTGTCGGCGCCGAAGCTCATGCAGCCCACGCCCGGCAGCAGCACCACCGCCGGATTGGCATCGCGGATCTTGGGATCGTTCTGGACCGCGCAGCGCGCGTAATAGGCGGCATAGCCCTGCCGATAGGTCTCGAGCGCCTCGGACAGATAGGCGGCATCGTCGATGCGCGCCGGATCCAGCGCCAGCGGCGCGATCTTGGTGCGCAGGAAATGGTCGGGGCAGGAGGTCCCGATCGGTGCCAGCCTTGCGAAATCGCGGCTGCCGACGAATTCGAGGACTTCCGGCGCATCGGAGAAGTGCCCGACCCGGTGGCGCTCGCCCGTCATCAATCCCCGGAGCACCGGTATCAGGCGCGCGGCGATCGCGGCGCGTGCATCTGAAGCCAAGGGCGCGACCAGCGGCCCGCCGAATGCCGGACCCTGGGCGAGGCGGTCATTGAGGTACCGAGCAACATCGGCGATCAGGCCGATCGTGTTCTCGTAGCATTCCTTGGCGGTGTGGCCCCAGCAGATCAGGCCGTGATTGGCCAGCACCGCGCCGCGCGCATCGGGATTGCGGGCCGCGAAGTCGCGGATCTTGAGACCGAGATCGAAGCCCGGCCGCTGCCAGCCGATCCAGCCGACCGCGCCGTCCCAGATCTTCTTCGTGATCGCCTCGCCTTCCGACGACGCGGCGAGCGCGGTGACGGAATCGGGATGCACGTGATCGACATGGGCAAAGGGAAGGTAGGCATGCAGCGGTGTGTCGATCGAGGCCGCGCGCGGATTGAGATTGAAGGTGCAGTGCGGCAGATAGCCGACCATCTCGTCTTCCTGGGCGCGTCCGCGATAGATCGCCTCGAGACCGAGGAGCTTGTCCATATAAAGCGAGGCGAGACCATCGCGGGTCATCGTCCCGATGTCGCCGCCCGAACCCTTGACCCAGAGCACCTTCACCGCCTGGCCGGTAAGCGGATCGATCTCCGACGATTTCGCCGAGGTGTTGCCGCCGCCATAATTCGTGACCGTCAGGTCGGCGCCGAGCTGGTGCGAGCGGTAGAGCAGCAGCTCGACCTCCGACAGTCCGGCAGCGTCGGCATCGACCCACCGCGCGGCCGGAACCGCAAAGGGCAGCGCCCTGACCGCGAATGACGCATTCCCCATGCCGAACGTCTCCGATGAATAACTAATTGCTCGCAATTTATCGCGAGCTATGCCCTAATACAATCAAGATCGATAGAAATCGATCAAAATACATCGTCTGGAGGGATGCGTGACGGCCGGCTCCATCGCCGTCCTCGATATCGGGAAAACGCTGTCGAAGCTGACGCTGTGGGAAGTAAACGGGGCGCTGGTCGAACGGCGCACGCGGCGCAACCCGCAGGTCTTCCACGACGGCTGGGCGGTGCTCGACACCGCCGGCATAGAGGCCTGGCTCGCCAACACGCTGCGCGACTTCGCGCGCCTGTCGGAGGTCGTGGCGATCATTCCCGTGGGTCATGGCGCGGCCGCGGCCCTGGTGCGCGATGGTGCCCTTGTCGTTCCGCCGCTCGACTATGAGCAGACGCTGCCGCGCGGCGACTATGACCGCCAGCGCGACGATTTCGGCTTTACCGGTTCGCCGCTGCTCCCCGGTGGGCTCAATGTCGGGGCGCAGCTTCATGCGCTGGAGGCCAAGGATGGCTCTCTCTTCGCGGGCGCCACGATCCTGCCCTGGGCGCAATATTGGTCCTGGCGACTGTCCGGCATCGCCGCCTCGGAGGTCAGCAGCCTCGGCTGCCATACCGATCTGTGGAATCCGGCACGCAATGCGCCGTCGGCGCTGGCGGTCCGCCGCGGCTGGGCGGCGCGGTTGGCGCCGATCCGGCATGCCGGGGATGTGCTCGGTCCGATCGCGGCGCAATGGGCGGAGCGCACCGGTCTCAGCCCCAAGGTCCGGATCTATTGCGGCCTGCACGATTCCAATGCGGCGCTCCTGGCGGCGCGCGGTTTTGCCGAGATCGCCGACCGGGAGGCGACGGTCCTGTCGACCGGCACCTGGTTCGTCGCCATGCGCTCGCCGGCCGCCGACAGCGCTCGACCTTCCTTGTCGCCGGCGCGCGATTGCCTGATCAATGTCGATGTGAACAGCAGGCCGATCCCCTCCGCGCGCTGGATGGGCGGCCGCGAGGCCGAAGTGCTGCTGAGAATCGACACGCGCGACGCAGACCTCGCGGCGGATGGTTGCGCCGTCCTGGAGGCGCTGCCGCGCCTGCTGCGCGAAGACCTGTCGCTGCTGCCGAGTTTTGCGCCGGGGTCCGGCCCCTACGCCGACAGGAGCGGCCGCTGGTGCAATGCCGAGCCGCTCGATCCCGTGCTGCGCCGCGCCGCCGTTCAGCTTTATCTGGCGTTGGTGACCGATGTCTCCCTCGGGCTGATCGGCACGCGGGAACGGCTTTTGATCGAAGGACGGTTCGCCGGATCCGAATTGTTCGTCCGCGCCTTGGCGTCGCTGCGACCCGACCTGACGATCTACACCGCGAGCGCCCACAACGACGTGTCCTATGGCGCACGGCGGTTGCTGATGCCCGATCTGCTACCGCCCTCGGCGCTCGCGATCGTGCAGCCGCTCGAACAGGACATTTCCGCCTATCGGGACGAATGGCGGCGCGCGGTCAGCCGCGCGGGGTTCGGCGCATGATCGCGGCGTCGGTATCCGACTACCGCGAAAGCGCGCGGCGCAGGCTGCCGCATTTTCTGTTCGAATATCTCGATGGCGGTTCCCATGAGGAGCACACGCTGCGCCGCAATGTCGACGATTTGGCGCGGATCACCCTGCGTCAGCGCGTGCTGCGCGACGTTTCCGCGATCGATCTGTCCACGACCCTGTTCGGCCGGCGCTTCGCCATGCCGGTGGCGCTGGGCCCGATCGGCCTGGCCGGGATGAATGCGCGCCGCGGCGAGGTCCAGGCGGCCCGTGCGGCCGAAGCGGCGGGCGTGCCGTTCTGTCTATCGACGGTCTCGGCCTGTCCGTTGGAAGAAGTCGCGGCCGGCGTCGGTGCGCCGTTCTGGTTTCAGCTCTACATGATCCGCGATCGCGGCTTCATGTCCGAGCTTCTGGCGCGCGCCAAATCCGCCGGCTGCACCGCACTGGTGTTCACGGTGGACATGCCCGTCCCGGGAACGCGCTATCGCGATCTGCGCTCGGGCCTTGCCGGCGCGCCGGGATGGCGCGGTGCCGTGCGGCGTGGACTGCAAGCGGCGCTGCGGCCGGCCTGGGCTTGGGATGTCGGTCTGCACGGCCGGCCCCACAGTCTTGGCAATATCGCGCCGGCGCTCGGCCGCAATAGCGGGCTCGAAGACTTTTTCGCCTGGATGCGCGGCAATTTCGATCCAAGCGTGAGCTGGCGCGACATGGACTGGATCCGGCAAAGCTGGGACGGACCGCTGATCGTCAAAGGCATCCTGGATGTCGAGGACGCCGTCCAAGCCGCGGCGCTCGGCGTTGAGGGGATCGTCGTATCGAACCATGGCGGCCGCCAGCTCGACGGCGTGCTATCGACCGCGCGCGCCTTGCCGCCCATCGCCGATGCCGTCGGCGATCGCGTCACCGTGCTCGCCGATGGCGGCGTGCGTTCCGGTCTCGACGTGGTGAAGCTGCTCGCGCTGGGCGCGCGCGGCGTGCTGCTCGGCCGTGCCTGGGCGTTCGCCCTCGCCGGGGCAGGGGGCGCCGGGGTGGCGCATGTGCTGCGCCTGATCGAGGCGGAGATGCGCGTTGCCATGGCGCTCACCGGCACGACAAACGTCGCTGCGATCGGTCGCGATATTCTCGCGGAAACGAATGAGGCGGACCGCCGATGACACCCAATCCGCTGCTTGGCGTCTTCTTTCATTGGCTGGGCGGTCTGTCCTCGGCGAGCTTCTATGTCCCCTACAAGCGGGTGCGGCGCTGGTCGTGGGAGATCTTCTGGCTCACCGGCGGCATCTTCAGCTGGATCCTCGCGCCCTGGATCTTCGCCGCGCTGCGCACCAACGATCTGCTCGGCGTGCTGTCGGCCGCGCCGCAGGCAACGCTCGCCTGGTGCTATTTCTGGGGCGCGATGTGGGGTTTCGGCGGCCTGACCTTCGGCCTCACCATGCGCTATCTCGGCATGTCGCTGGGCATGGCGGTTGCGCTCGGTCTGACCACCGTGATCGGCACGATGGGACCGCCCATCTTTCACGGCACGCTCGGTGCGCTTGCCGCGACGTCCAGCGGCAAGATGACGTTGGCGGGCATCGCCGTGGCGATTATCGGCATCCTCGTGGTGGCGCAGGCCGGCCGTGCGCGCGAGCGCGAATTGACCGGCGAGCAGGCGCGGTCCGCGATCGCCGAATTCGATTTGCGCAAGGGTCTGCTGGTCGCCGTCTTCTCCGGCATCATGTCGAGCTGCTTCGCCTTCGGTCTCGATGCCGGCGGGCCGATCCGTGCCTTGACCCTGGCCGCGGGCACCGGCGTGCTGAGCCAGGGCCTGCCCGTCCTCTGCGTCGTGCTGGCGGGCGGCTTCACGACGAACTTCCTGTGGTGCGTGGTTCTGATCTGGCGCAACGGTTCCGCCGGCGAATTCATCGGCCGCAGCGGTCCCGCACCGGACGCGGATGGCGCGCGTCCGCCGCTGCTCGCCAATTATCTGCTCTGCGCGCTGGGCGGCACGCTGTGGTACTTCCAATTCTTCTTCTACACGATGGGCGAGAGCCAGATGGGCCGCTTCGGCTTCTCGAGCTGGACGCTGCACATGGCGAGCATCATCCTGTTCAGCACGCTGTGGGGCTTTGCCTTGCGCGAATGGAACGGCACCAGCGGTCGCACGCGGGGCCTGGCCTGGGGCGGCATCGCGATCCTGGTGGGATCCACCGTCGTCATCGGCATCGGCAATTATCTCGCTGCACCTGCGTAAGCGCCTTGTACAATTGAAGTCAGTATTGATCATTTCAAATCATGATCGCTATAGTCGAAACCGCTGACCTCTGCGAAGGATGCGTTAAGTGCCCAGTCTCTTGATGCGCCTAAGCACTGCCCTCGCCGCCTTATTGGTCTTCGGTCCGGCGGTCTCGGCGCCGCAGCCCAGCGCCCCGGTCGTCGCCGTCGATACGGGAAGACTCGCCGGGGAAGCCAATGGCGATATCGAAATCTTTCGTGGCATTCCGTATGCCTTGCCGCCGGTCGGCGCGCTGCGCTGGCATCCCCCGGTTCGCGCCGCGCATTGGAGCGGGGTGCGCGACGCGACCGCGTTCGGGCCGTCCTGTCCGCAAGGCGCCTCCGGCGACAAAAGCAACATCCTCACCTATGGCGGCGCGCCGGAGCCGACCAGAGAGGATTGTCTGACGCTCAATGTCTGGGCGCCGGCGCATGTCGCCAAGCGGGCGCCGGTGATGGTGTGGTTCCACGGCGGGGCAGGGCGCATCGGCGCCGGCTCGCTGCCCTATTACGACGGCGCGTCCTTCGCGCGCGACGGCGTCGTGCTGGTGACGCTCAATTATCGTCTCGGCCATCTCGGCAGCTTCGCCTATCCGGGCCTGGCCGAGGAGGCGGCGCGCAAGGGCCTCCATGTCGGCGCCTATGCCATGCTCGATCAGATCGCGGCGCTCGAATGGGTGAAGCGCAACATCGCGGCGTTCGGCGGCGATCCGGACAATGTGACGATTTTCGGCGAATCCTCCGGCGGCATCAGCGTGTTCTCCATGCTGGTGACGCCTGCGACCTGGGGGCTGTTCCACAAGGCCATCGTCGAATCCGGCGGTGGCTGGTTCGGACCGCCCAGCAGCCGCGCCGACGCGGAAAAGCGAGGCCTTGCGATCGCCGCTGCCGCCGGCGCGCCGCCCAGCGCGTCGCTCGACCAACTCCGCGCCATGCCGGCCGCGGCTTTCGCGCATGTTCCTGGCGACACGGCGCTCCAACCCGATCCCGATCTTGTGCCCAGCGGCATCACGCTCGCGATCGCGGCCGGGCGGGTTGCGCCGGTGCCCCTCATGATCGGCATCAACGACGGCGAGGATTCGCTCATCGATCGCGCCGTTGCGAAGGCGACGGGCCAAATCGACGACGACACGCTGTCCAAGTTGCGCGAACTCTACGGCATGCCGCTGGATCGCGAGATGGCGGCGCGGCTGCAATTCCGCGACGCGCTGGCGACGGCGCCGGCGCGCTGGGTCGTCGCGCGGTGGCCGGCGCCCGCCTATCTGTACCGTTTCGAGCACGTGACGGAGTCCTATCGCCCCGCCCGCCCGCGTGCGCATCACGGCGCGGAGATTTTCTATGTGTTCAAGACGCTGGGACACGAGCCCGACGTGACATCGCATCCGACGCCTGCCGATGAACGGCTTGCCGACGAGATGCATGCCCGCTGGGTCGCGTTCGCGCGCTCCGGCGCTCCCAATCCGCAGGGGCAGGCGAATTGGCCCGCCTATTCCGCCGGCGACGACCGCTGGATGGTCTTCGGCCAGCAGCACAGCTCGGTGCAGGCCCATGTGATGGCGAAACAGCTCGACTATTACGACGGAAAATTCGTCCCGCTGATCTGGCTTCTGCGCGTGAAGGACTTCTTCGCGCGCCTGTTCGCCTGGTTCTAGTTGCGTCAATAAAAGAAGGGGAGTCGAACCGTGAGACGTTCAGGGATATTCATCGCGATTGCCGGCCTGCTCGCCGCGAACGCCGGCCTGGCCGCGGATCTGCCGCCCGCGCCGCCGAACTTTCGGACGTTCGTGCCGGACTCGGTGTCGCCGGAGGCACGCGCGATCCTCGAAAAATTCGCGCCGATGGCCGCCGCGGCCATGGCATCAACGCCGCCGCTGCTGACGGACGCCGACATCATCGCGTTCCACGACAAGATGGAGGCCGTGCAGCTTCCCGGCGCGGAAGCGCAAGTCAAAGCGCTCGGCGTGACCTCCGTCTATTCGCAGATGGGCGGTGTCGGCGTCCTGACGACCGAGCCGCCGAACTTCGTCGATGACGGCACGATCCTCATTCGCGTTCACGGCGGCGGCTGGATCCTCGGCACGGCACGCTCGACCGCCGGCGCGGACGCCAAGATGGCGGTGGCGACGGGTCACCGCATCGTCTCCGTCGATTACACGGCGGCGCCGCGCGGCCGCTGGCCCCTGATCACCGATCAGGTGGTCGCGGTATACAAGGCGCTGCTGGCCAAGGGCTATAAGCCCCAGAACATCGGCATCTTCGGAGATTCCGCCGGCGCCAATATCGTGCCGGGCGCGATGTTGAAGGCGCGCGACGAAGGCTTGCCCATGCCGGCCGCGATGTTGCTGCTTTCGCCCTGCGCCGATCTGCATCTGAACGGCGATTCCGAAACCACCCTGCGCTACGCCGATCCGATTCTCGACATCCCGCCGGTGATCGCGGCGCTGAAGGCCTATGCCGGACCGCAGGACTGGAGCAATCCCTACGTCTCCCCGCTCTATGGCGATTTCAGCAAAGGCTTTCCGCCCGTGCTGATCCAGGTCGGCACCAAGGAAATGCTGCTGAGCGATTCCGTGCGCCTCTATCACGCGATCAAGGCTGGCGGCGTGGAGGCCGAGCTCGACGTCTACGAAGGCATGCCGCACGTCTTCCAGGGCTACATGAACGGAACGCCCGAGCAAAAGCAGGCATTCGACGAGATCAGCCGCTTCTGGAAAAGCCACCTCGTCCCCGCGAAACCCTAACCGCCGCGGGCGGCCGTGGTGACCGGAAAGCCACACAAATTATCGATTTTGATCGAAAATGCTTGGAAACTTGACTTTATTGTCGGTTTTGCGAACATGACGCCAAGAACGAACAACATGGCCAGGCCACCGGCCCGGCTGAGGAAACCTAGGGGAGTCATAGACATGCAGGGTCATGCGTTGGGCCGAGCAAGGACGCGTTGGATGCAGGGCGTCGCCCTGGGTGCGGTGACGCTGGCCTGGGCCGTGCCGGCCCTCGCCGAAAGCACGCAGATCGAAACCGTGGTGGTGACCGCCGAACGGCGCTCCACCGACCTGCAGAAGACCGCGCTGTCGGCCACGGTGCTGACCGGCGAGGATCTCAAGGCGCGCGGAATCGACTCGCTCGATCAGCTCCAGTTCTCCACGCCCTCGCTGACCGTCCAGGATTCGGGCTCCAACGTCCTCGTCAACATGCGCGGCATCGGCAAGAACGACGGCGGCATCCAGGTCTCGTCCGGCGTTCTCACCTATCGCGACGGCGTCTCGACCTCGTTCAACGGCTTTCTCGCCGACGAGCCCTATTACGACATCAGCAACGTCCAGGTGCTGCGCGGCCCGCAAGGCACCTTCGCCGGCCAGAACGCGACCGGCGGCGCCATCTTCATCACCGAGGCCGATCCCAATTTCGACGGCGTCAACGGCTTCGCGGAATTCCAATACGGCAGCTACAACGACGTCCGCCTGCAGGGTGCGATCAACATCCCGCTGTCCGACGATCTCGCCATCCGCATCGCCACCGACGACGAGAACCGTGACAGTTTCTTCCACATGTCCGGTCCGTTCACCGGCAATGCCGCCAATTTGCACACCACGAACTGGCGCGTGAGCACGCTGTGGAAGCCGACAGAGGCGTTCACCGCCGAGCTCAAGCTCGACTACAACTACATCGATCATGGCGCGCCGCTGGCGGCCCCTTTCACCGGCTCGACCAAGAACATCTTCGACGTCGGCTCGGACGCGCATCTGATGGGCGTCGATCAGCAGGGACGCGCCGTGCTGCGCATGACCTACCAGCTCGACAGCGGTATCCAGATCCGCTCGATCTCGGGCTATCAGTACGGCCGCATCTCCTATGCGCTCGACATGGACGGAACCGATCAGACCATCTTCTCGACTCCGCCGGTCGCCGGGCCCGAGGCGTTCTTCGCCCAGGCCAAGGACCAGGTCGTCTCGCAAGAGATCAACATCGTGTCGCCCGACACCGGTCCGTTCACCTGGATTTTCGGCGGCGTCTATCAGGACGATCTGCTGAACGTGCCGCAGTTCATCGTCTCGCTGGCACCGGGCGGCGGTCCCACGACCGGCCTCGCGCTCACCGCGCTGCACGACACCGCCATCCGCCAGAGCTGGGGCGTGTTCGGCCAGGGCAGCTATGCGTTGACCGACGCGCTGAAGCTGCAGGTCGGCTTGCGCTATTCGGAAACCAGCTTCAGGCAGCGCATTCAGGAAGGCGAGTTGCTCAACGGAACGGTCGTCGTGGCGCTCCCGCTCAGCAACAAGACACAGCGCGACGCGCGCCTGACCGGCAAGATCGACCTCGATTGGACGATCAACGAGAACAACTTCCTCTACGCCTTTGTCGCCACCGGCCATAAGGGCGGCGGCATCAACGGCGACGGCACGATCTTCGGGCCGGAAAACGTCACCGATTACGAAGTCGGCTGGAAAGGCACGATGCTGGACGGCCATCTTCTGACGCAGCTGGACGGCTTCTACGACGAGTACAAGAACTTCCAGATGTCCTTCTACGATCCGTCGAACTTCGGCGGCGAGGATCAGAACTCTCCGGGCACGACGAAGATCGACGGCATCGAAGGTCAGATCCAGGCGGTATTCGGCGGGCTGTCCGCCAACCTCGGCGCCTCTTACATCAACTCGCAGGTTGGGACCTTCTACGCGGTCGACAGCCGGCTCGCCGTGCCGCCCGGCACGGTCTGCAATTCGGCGACCGGGCCCGCGACAGCCTTCTGCGAGAATGTCACCGGCCGGCCGTTGCCCAACTCGCCGAAATGGACGGCGCAACTCGGCCTGCAATATGCGTTCGATCTGGGCAACGACCAGACGCTGACCCCGCGCATCGACTACGGCCTGACCGGCGCGCGCTGGGCCACGGTGTTCGAGGACGATCCGGTGGACCGCCTCGCCGCGCAAAACCTGTTCAACGCGCAGCTCACCTACACTCCGGACGACACCTGGCGCGTGACGGCTTACGGCACCAATATCTTCAACCTGCACTACGTCTCGACGCAGCTTCTGGGCAATCTCGGATTCCCCGGTCCGCCGGCACAATATGGCATCCGCGTGTCGAAGAGCTTCTAAGCCTGCCTGCGGGATGTGTCTCCCGTAAGCCAATGAAGGGAACATTCGGGCGCTGGCCTGGGTGTTCCCTTTTTTCTAGAAGAGCCGAAACCGGTCGACGGGAGGAATGAACGATGCGGCGTATGCGGACAGCATTGCACTTCGGCGCCGCGGTGGCGGCGCTAACGGCCGGTTGGGTCGCATTCTCCGCGAGCGGGGCCGGCGCCGGTCACGCTGCGCCTTCCGATCCGCTCGTCCAGGGGTTCGAGGCGCCGCCGCAATCGGCCAGGCCGCGCGTCTGGTGGCACTGGATGAACGGCAACATCTCCAAGGATGGCATTCGCAAGGATCTGGAATGGATGAAGCGTGTAGGCATCGGCGGCATCAATGCCATCGATGCCTCGCTGGCGACGCCGCAGGTCGTCGACAGGCGCCTCATCTACATGACGCCGGAATGGCGCGATGCGTTCCGCTACGCAGCCGGCCTGGCCGACAAGATGGGCCTGGAGATGTCGATCGATTCCTCGCCCGGCTGGAGCGAGACGGGCGCGCCCTGGGTCACGCCGCAGGACGCGATGAAGAAAGCGGTCTGGAGCGCCACGTCGATCGAAGGTGGCCATGCCTTCCATGGCCTGCTGCCGCAGCCGCCCGCGACCACGGGTCCGATCCAGAACGCGCCCATGCAGTGGGGTCTGCTCGATCCCAAGCCCAAAAGCGCCTCGCTGTCGTTCTATCGCGACACGGTGGTGGTGGCCTATCGCGAGCCGACGGTTCCGGCGCCGGTCGCGGCGGCGACGTCCGATGCCGGGGCGCTGGACGCCGCCGCACTCACCGACGGCGATCTGACCGATGGTCCGATCCTCACGCCGGCCGAAGGCAGCAAACAGGTTCAGATCCGCATCGCCTATGCCAAGCCGACGCCGGTGCAGGCGATCACCCTGTCGATCTCCGCCGATGGTGCGTTCGGCGCCGCCGTCACGTTGGAATCCAGCGACGACGGCAAGATATGGCAGCACGTCGCTGACATCGCCGCCACGAAAGTGCCGCTCCACACCGTGTCTTTTGCGCCCATCACGGCGCGCTATTTCCGCGCGACCTTGTCGCCGGCGCCATCGCCGATCCCTCCGGGAATCTTCTCCAACTTCGCTCCCGGCGCGGCGGCCCGCAGTCTGCTGGCGATGGTCTCGCCGTCGCCGGCGGCGCTGCGCTATCACGTCCATGAACTCGTCCTGCACGGCGACGCGCGGGTCAATGAGGCCGAGATCAAGGCCGATTACGGCATCGTGCCGGATTACTACGCTCTCGCAGCGCCGCCCGCCGCACCCGATACGGCGATCGCGCCCACCGACGTCGTGGTGCTCACCGACCGTATGAAGCCCGACGGCACGCTCGATTGGACGCCGCCGCCGGGACGCTGGACCGTGCTGCGCATGGGCTATTCGCTGCTCGGCACCGAGAACCATCCGGCGCCCGCCGAAGCGACCGGCCTGGAAGTCGACAAGCTCAACCGCGAGCATGTGCAAGCCTATATGCAGGGCTATTTCGATCTCTATAAGCAGGTGACCGGCCCCGGGCTTTTCGGCTCCCATGGCGTGACCGCGCTGACCGTCGACAGCACCGAAGTCGGCATGCAGAACTGGACCGAGACCATCCTCGCCGATTTCAAGGCGCTTCGCGGCTACGATGCGACGCCCTGGCTGCCCGTCCTCACCGGTGTGGTGATCCAGAGTCCCGAGGCGAGCGACAAATTCCTCTGGGACTATCGCCGCACGATCAATCAGCTCGTCGCCAAGAACCACTATGGCGAGATCGCCACGCTCGCAAAGGCGCAAGGCCTCGCCAATTACACCGAAGCGCTCGAGGATCATCGCCCGACCTTCGGCGACGATATGGAAATGCGCCAATACGCCTCCGTGCCGATGGCGGCGATGTGGACCTATGGCAAGCGACGCGAATCCTTCCCGACTTACGTCGCCGACATCCGCGGCGCCGCGTCGGTGTCGCATATCTACGGCCAGAATCTCGTCGC
Above is a window of Rhizomicrobium sp. DNA encoding:
- a CDS encoding TonB-dependent receptor, giving the protein MQGVALGAVTLAWAVPALAESTQIETVVVTAERRSTDLQKTALSATVLTGEDLKARGIDSLDQLQFSTPSLTVQDSGSNVLVNMRGIGKNDGGIQVSSGVLTYRDGVSTSFNGFLADEPYYDISNVQVLRGPQGTFAGQNATGGAIFITEADPNFDGVNGFAEFQYGSYNDVRLQGAINIPLSDDLAIRIATDDENRDSFFHMSGPFTGNAANLHTTNWRVSTLWKPTEAFTAELKLDYNYIDHGAPLAAPFTGSTKNIFDVGSDAHLMGVDQQGRAVLRMTYQLDSGIQIRSISGYQYGRISYALDMDGTDQTIFSTPPVAGPEAFFAQAKDQVVSQEINIVSPDTGPFTWIFGGVYQDDLLNVPQFIVSLAPGGGPTTGLALTALHDTAIRQSWGVFGQGSYALTDALKLQVGLRYSETSFRQRIQEGELLNGTVVVALPLSNKTQRDARLTGKIDLDWTINENNFLYAFVATGHKGGGINGDGTIFGPENVTDYEVGWKGTMLDGHLLTQLDGFYDEYKNFQMSFYDPSNFGGEDQNSPGTTKIDGIEGQIQAVFGGLSANLGASYINSQVGTFYAVDSRLAVPPGTVCNSATGPATAFCENVTGRPLPNSPKWTAQLGLQYAFDLGNDQTLTPRIDYGLTGARWATVFEDDPVDRLAAQNLFNAQLTYTPDDTWRVTAYGTNIFNLHYVSTQLLGNLGFPGPPAQYGIRVSKSF
- a CDS encoding glycosyl hydrolase, which produces MRTALHFGAAVAALTAGWVAFSASGAGAGHAAPSDPLVQGFEAPPQSARPRVWWHWMNGNISKDGIRKDLEWMKRVGIGGINAIDASLATPQVVDRRLIYMTPEWRDAFRYAAGLADKMGLEMSIDSSPGWSETGAPWVTPQDAMKKAVWSATSIEGGHAFHGLLPQPPATTGPIQNAPMQWGLLDPKPKSASLSFYRDTVVVAYREPTVPAPVAAATSDAGALDAAALTDGDLTDGPILTPAEGSKQVQIRIAYAKPTPVQAITLSISADGAFGAAVTLESSDDGKIWQHVADIAATKVPLHTVSFAPITARYFRATLSPAPSPIPPGIFSNFAPGAAARSLLAMVSPSPAALRYHVHELVLHGDARVNEAEIKADYGIVPDYYALAAPPAAPDTAIAPTDVVVLTDRMKPDGTLDWTPPPGRWTVLRMGYSLLGTENHPAPAEATGLEVDKLNREHVQAYMQGYFDLYKQVTGPGLFGSHGVTALTVDSTEVGMQNWTETILADFKALRGYDATPWLPVLTGVVIQSPEASDKFLWDYRRTINQLVAKNHYGEIATLAKAQGLANYTEALEDHRPTFGDDMEMRQYASVPMAAMWTYGKRRESFPTYVADIRGAASVSHIYGQNLVAAESLTSAVQPWAYAPRQLKPIADLEFALGVNRIVVHTSVHQPVDRPPGLSLFVFGQFFNRLESWADYAQPWVTYLSRCSYLLQQGHYAADIAYFYGEEAPITGLFGEKDIGVPAGYGFDFVNSSVLLDQTSVDGHELATRSGMHYRVLYLGGSSRYMTLPVLKRIRDLVSQGVVLVGDGPLGSPSLSDDPAQMKAVADDLFGGTPDHAYGKGRVMSGMPLDAALAALNVAPDFQYSKPEADAELLEIHRKLDRGDLYFVTNRLDRAEHVTATFRVAGFAPEFWNAVTGKVTPAPYRIVDGRTEIPLSLGGYGSTFVVFRHPTAVRARPDFALAQTDIADLAGPWSIAFQPDRGAPATITQAALGSWSDSTDPGVRYFSGTAVYAKHFTLPANAKGRMTLDLGDLHEVAEVSLNGHLLGILWNPPFTLDITGAARGGENVLQVKIANLWVNRLIGDMQPGVTKKYTFTTIPTYEPDAPLRSSGLLGPVRILKSVP